The proteins below come from a single Alnus glutinosa chromosome 9, dhAlnGlut1.1, whole genome shotgun sequence genomic window:
- the LOC133878295 gene encoding uncharacterized protein At1g08160-like: MANTASNPSQPAGAARPGHSKLLRLIAMVLLSLVVLVGIAVLITWLVIRPRRLVYTVEDGSIHNFNMNNNHLNASFDFVVRSYNPNSRVSVYYDAIEASVRYEDQTVAYSVVDPFLQPHRNVTRLEVKLTAQYVALMGSASRDLRREKWAGEIEFAVFLKAKIRFKVGSFKSKHRTLRIWCSPVMVPTSPSKKFERTYCDPEI; this comes from the coding sequence ATGGCTAATACAGCGTCTAACCCGAGTCAGCCCGCCGGAGCCGCCCGGCCAGGACACTCCAAGCTGCTTCGACTCATTGCTATGGTCTTGCTATCCCTAGTTGTCCTTGTGGGTATAGCCGTGCTCATCACATGGCTAGTGATCCGGCCAAGACGGCTCGTCTACACTGTTGAAGATGGTTCGATCCATAATTTCAACATGAACAACAACCACCTCAACGCCTCCTTCGACTTTGTCGTACGGTCGTATAATCCCAACTCTAGAGTCTCTGTATACTACGACGCAATAGAAGCGTCGGTGAGATACGAGGATCAAACGGTGGCGTATAGCGTGGTTGATCCTTTCTTACAACCCCATCGGAATGTGACCCGTTTGGAGGTGAAGCTCACGGCTCAGTACGTGGCACTGATGGGGTCGGCATCTCGGGACCTGAGGCGCGAGAAATGGGCGGGGGAGATTGAATTTGCCGTTTTTCTCAAGGCAAAGATACGGTTTAAGGTGGGATCGTTCAAGTCTAAACATCGTACTCTGAGGATTTGGTGTTCTCCTGTAATGGTGCCTACCAGTCCCTCCAAGAAGTTTGAAAGGACATACTGTGACCCAGAAATTTGA
- the LOC133877644 gene encoding eukaryotic translation initiation factor 3 subunit I-like, with translation MRPILMKGHERPLTFLKYNRDGDLLFSCGKDHDPTVWFADNGERLGTYRGHNGAVWCCDVSRDSMRLITGSADQTAKLWSVQSGEQLYSFNFGSPARAVDLAVGDKLAVITTDPFMDSPSAIHVKILARDPADQTGESVLTIKGPQGRINRAVWGPLNRTIISAGEDAVVRIWDSETGKLLKESDKESGHKKTITALTKSADGSHFLTGSLDKSAKLWDSRTLTLIKTYLTERPVNAVAMSPLLDHVVLGGGQDASNVTTTDHRAGKFEAKFFDKILQEEIGGVKGHFGPINALAFNPDGKSFSSGGEDGYVRLHHFDPDYFHIKI, from the exons ATGAGGCCGATTTTGATGAAAGGCCATGAAAGGCCGTTGACATTCTTGAAGTACAACCGGGACGGGGACCTCCTATTCTCGTGTGGGAAGGACCACGACCCCACCGTCTGGTTTGCCGACAATGGCGAGCGCCTCGGCACCTACCGCGGCCACAACGGCGCAGTCTGGTGCTGCGACGTCTCAA GGGATTCAATGAGGCTGATTACAGGGAGCGCAGATCAGACGGCGAAGCTGTGGTCAGTTCAGTCGGGGGAGCAATTATACTCCTTTAATTTCGGTTCTCCGGCTAGGGCTGTGGACCTCGCCGTCGGGGATAAGCTCGCCGTCATTACCACCGATCCCTTCATGGACTCGCCTTCTGCGATTCACGTTAAAATTCTCGCCCGAGACCCCGCTGACC AGACTGGTGAATCTGTTCTTACCATCAAGGGCCCTCAGGGAAGAATTAATAGAGCTGTTTGGGGTCCTTTGAACAGGACCATCATAAGCGCTGGAGAAGATGCTGTGGTTCGGATATGGGATTCCGAG ACAGGAAAACTGCTTAAAGAGTCAGACAAGGAATCTGGCCACAAAAAAACAATTACTGCACTTACAAAATCTGCAGATGGTTCTCATTTCCTCACTGGTTCGCTTGATAAATCTGCTAAA CTTTGGGACAGCCGAACTTTGACACTTATCAAGACGTACTTGACCGAACGTCCAGTCAATGCAGTTGCAATGTCTCCACTTCTTGATCAT GTGGTGCTTGGAGGTGGTCAGGATGCATCGAATGTCACAACTACTGATCATCGTGCTGGAAAATTTGAGGCTAAATTCTTTGATAAg attcttcaagaagaaattgGAGGTGTGAAAGGGCATTTTGGACCAATAAATGCTCTGGCATTCAACCCCGATGGGAAAAg TTTCTCAAGCGGAGGTGAAGATGGTTATGTACGGTTACATCATTTTGACCCCGATTACTTCCACATCAAGATCTAG
- the LOC133877724 gene encoding uncharacterized protein LOC133877724, producing MANGTDSEEFVLLSRVRAGHKREFAFALKAQSEICGSLGRTRSKKNRNEVLATYSRKRFKRSDAKEANNDAVPVQKKANNDVVPVQKKANNYAVSVQKKAKDSEDAMSEEEAKSDVVDLVSDDEPKSLAGESELVCKRVSKDDASLPVLDEELRSGVVEMTGNVLKEEEESKEDSAAVALTHESERNEDQEKRSKPGMVKTNENLVKDERNEGNSVNDDGKAGDRVVERPPRRFTRSVLKLRVEEKCAVEESNKKVSVLKPRVEEKCAVEESNKKVGADIDIDTGVRSPSVVTMPVETVKMLNYKKFPHKLKDLLETGILEGMPVKYVRGAKARVPGETGLQGVIKGSGILCFCGKCKGVEVVTPSLFELHAGSANKRPPEYVFLENGSTLRDVMNACVKASLDSREEFVRNAIGCSTLRKSTICLKCRARRPEADNGNSMLLCKSCVELRESQASPAQTAVARDRSPKPVLVPKSSESVLKCSSSRSKSQGRLTRKDLRLHKLVFEEDVLPDGTEVAYYSRGQKLLVGYKKGFGIFCTCCDSEVSPSQFEAHAGWASRRKPYLHIYTSNGVSLHELSISLSKGRKLSTNENDDLCSICQDGGDLLCCDGCPRAFHIECVPLPNIPTGTWYCRYCQNVFQKEKSVERNANAVAAGRVAGVDPIEQITKRCIRIVKTPEVDFGGCALCRGHDFSKSFGPRTVIFCDQCEKEYHVGCLKDHNMEDLKELPKGKWFCCTDCNRIHSALENLVVRGEQKLPEPLLNVVRKKHEEKVSDSEGKVDIRWRVLNWKLASSYETRQLLSKAVAIFHERFDPIVDSASGRDFIPSMLYGRNIRGQDFGGVYCAVLTVNESVVSAGMFRIFGKEVAELPLVATDTDYQGQGYFQSLFSCIERLLNSLNVRNLVLPAADEAESIWTNKFGFNKLTLDELNEFKKHYHMVIFQGTSVLQKLVPAC from the exons ATGGCGAATGGTACGGATTCTGAGGAGTTCGTGTTGTTGTCTCGGGTGCGGGCGGGTCACAAGCGCGAGTTCGCCTTCGCCCTGAAGGCCCAATCCGAGATCTGCGGGTCTCTGGGTCGGACACGGTCCAAGAAGAACCGGAATGAGGTACTGGCGACCTATTCCAGGAAGAGATTCAAGCGCTCAGATGCGAAGGAGGCCAACAACGATGCCGTACCGGTCCAGAAGAAGGCCAACAACGATGTCGTACCGGTCCAGAAGAAGGCCAACAACTATGCCGTATCGGTCCAGAAGAAGGCCAAGGATTCGGAGGATGCGATGAGCGAAGAGGAGGCCAAGAGCGACGTGGTGGACCTCGTGAGCGACGACGAGCCGAAGAGCCTGGCCGGTGAATCCGAATTGGTCTGCAAGAGGGTGTCCAAGGACGACGCGTCGTTGCCAGTTTTGGACGAGGAATTGAGGAGCGGAGTGGTAGAAATGACGGGGAATGTGttgaaggaagaagaggaatcaAAGGAGGATTCGGCTGCAGTCGCGTTAACCCACGAAAGCGAGCGGAATGAGGATCAAGAGAAGAGGAGCAAGCCGGGAATGGTTAAAACAAATGAGAATTTGGTGAAAGATGAGAGGAATGAAGGTAATTCGGTCAATGACGATGGTAAGGCCGGAGATAGAGTGGTGGAGAGGCCTCCCAGGCGGTTTACGCGGTCGGTGTTGAAGCTGAGGGTGGAGGAAAAATGTGCGGTGGAAGAGAGTAATAAGAAGGTATCGGTGTTGAAGCCGAGAGTGGAGGAAAAATGTGCGGTGGAAGAAAGTAATAAGAAGGTGGGTGCCGATATTGATATTGATACCGGAGTGCGTAGCCCATCGGTTGTTACTATGCCGGTTGAGACAGTGAAAATGTTGAATTATAAGAAGTTTCCGCACAAGTTGAAAGATTTGCTTGAGACGGGCATTCTCGAGGGAATGCCAGTGAAGTACGTCCGGGGTGCCAAG GCTAGAGTCCCTGGAGAGACCGGGCTGCAAGGTGTGATTAAAGGTTCTGGGATATTGTGCTTTTGCGGCAAATGCAAAGGAGTTGAA GTTGTTACCCCTTCATTGTTTGAGTTGCATGCGGGCAGTGCAAATAAACGTCCACCTGAGTATGTTTTCCTGGAGAATGGGAGCACTCTCCGTGATGTCATGAATGCGTGTGTAAAGGCTTCGTTGGACTCGCGGGAAGAGTTTGTCCGAAATGCCATCGGTTGTTCCACTCTAAGGAAGTCTACCATCTGTCTGAAATGCCGAG CACGCCGTCCTGAAGCTGACAATGGGAATTCAATGCTGCTATGTAAATCATGCGTGGAGTTGAGAGAGTCTCAAGCTAGCCCTGCTCAAACTGCTGTAGCTCGTGATAG ATCACCAAAGCCAGTCTTGGTTCCAAAGTCATCTGAGAGTGTTTTAAAGTGTAGCTCATCTCGAAGTAAGAGTCAAGGAAGATTGACAAGAAA AGATCTACGCTTGCATAAGTTAGTTTTTGAGGAAGATGTGTTGCCAGATGGGACCGAAGTAGCATATTATTCTCGTGGACAG AAATTGTTAGTCGGTTACAAAAAGGGATTTGGAATCTTTTGTACTTGCTGTGACTCTGAG GTTAGCCCCTCACAGTTTGAAGCTCATGCTGGTTGGGCATCACGTCGCAAGCC TTACCTACACATTTACACGTCTAATGGAGTGTCTCTCCATGAGTTGTCTATATCCTTGTCCAAAGGTCGTAAATTGTCTACCAATGAAAATGATGACCTCTGCTCCATCTGTCAAGATGGAGGGGATCTTTTGTGCTGTGATGGATGTCCACGGGCTTTTCACATAg AGTGTGTTCCTTTACCAAATATTCCCACTGGTACTTGGTACTGTAGATATTGCCAGAATGtgttccaaaaagaaaaatccgtGGAGCGTAACGCTAATGCTGTAGCAGCTGGAAGGGTTGCTGGAGTTGATCCTATAGAACAGATAACCAAGCGATGCATTCGTATTGTCAAGACTCCAGAGGTTGACTTTGGCGGATGTGCATTGTGCAG AGGCCATGATTTCAGCAAAAGTTTTGGTCCTCGCACGGTTATTTTCTGTGACCAG TGTGAAAAGGAATATCATGTTGGCTGTTTGAAGGATCACAATATGGAAGACCTTAAG GAATTGCCAAAAGGGAAGTGGTTTTGTTGCACAGATTGCAACAGAATTCATTCTGCTTTGGAGAATTTGGTAGTTCGTGGAGAGCAGAAGCTTCCGGAGCCACTTCTGAATGTTGTAAGAAAGAAGCATGAAGAAAAAGTGTCAGACAGTGAGGGTAAAGTTGATATAAGATGGAGGGTTCTTAATTGGAAATTGGCCTCTTCTTATGAAACTAGACAGTTGCTTTCAAAGGCTGTTGCCATTTTCCAT GAACGTTTTGATCCTATAGTTGATTCCGCTTCAGGCCGCGACTTTATTCCATCAATGCTTTATGG AAGGAATATCCGGGGCCAAGACTTTGGTGGGGTTTATTGTGCAGTACTAACTGTCAA TGAATCAGTGGTGTCAGCTGGAATGTTTCGTATATTTGGGAAGGAAGTGGCAGAGCTTCCTCTAGTAGCAACAGATACTGATTATCAAGGACAG GGTTACTTCCAGTCTTTGTTTTCTTGCATTGAGAGGCTCCTTAACTCTTTGAATGTGAGAAACCTTGTGCTACCTGCCGCTGATGAAGCAGAGTCAATATGGACAAATAAATTTGGTTTTAACAAATTAACCCTAGATGAG CTTAATGAGTTCAAGAAACATTACCATATGGTGATTTTCCAAGGAACCTCAGTGCTGCAGAAGTTAGTGCCTGCATGTTGA
- the LOC133877785 gene encoding cyclin-dependent kinases regulatory subunit 1, with amino-acid sequence MGQIQYSDKYFDDTYEYRHVVLPPEVAKQLPKNRLLSENEWRAIGVQQSRGWVHYAIHRPEPHIMLFRRPLNYQQQQENQAQLAK; translated from the exons atgggtCAGATCCAATACTCCGACAAGTACTTCGACGACACCTACGAGTACCG CCATGTGGTGCTCCCTCCTGAAGTGGCGAAACAGCTTCCCAAGAATCGGCTCCTCTCTGAA AATGAATGGCGTGCGATCGGGGTTCAGCAGAGCCGTGGGTGGGTCCACTATGCGATTCATCGCCCCGAGCCACACATCATGCTCTTCAGGAGGCCTCTGAACTATCAGCAGCAGCAGGAGAACCAGGCCCAGCTTGCCAAGTGA
- the LOC133878324 gene encoding uncharacterized protein LOC133878324: protein MSRTRNIFVATGLVAFAGAGLAFPFYMASSRKPVIDPSKPLPPQATFRGPYINTGSRDVGPDHRTYPKK from the exons ATGTCGAGAACACGCAATATCTTTGTTGCCACTGGCTTAGTAGCTTTTGCAGGTGCAGGCTTGGCATTTCCCTTTTACATGGC ATCATCAAGAAAGCCTGTTATTGACCCATCAAAGCCACTGCCACCACAGGCAACTTTCCGAGGGCCGTATATAAACACTGGCTCGCGTGATGTTGGACCTGACCATCGAACTTACCCGAAgaaatga